In Dyadobacter sp. NIV53, a single window of DNA contains:
- a CDS encoding TolC family protein, translating to MRLIILSICILACNLCFAQQHYINLEQSKSAALSFSKAIKNGQLVIESAEAGKKSAEANYLPSVSFTGIGLYGFKNLVGAMPPLLDKGLNNFYFAGVSANQAIYAGGKIRTANELAAMQVAVSRIRAKQSVDSVLLLTEQKYWNLVGLQEQHKSILANEQLLDQILKQQQDMLASGLIARNDMLKVKVKRSQLLLNKNKLENGRKIALLDFCLYIGNTYDSSLVMQQTLDTTSLPVMQYKEPELDLDQNDNYRLLQKSIEAEKLQTRLTKGDYLPGISLGLNAGQIGSINSGLGNNFIPVALGMVSVPISDWWGSGKQKMKQRQISERIAANNFSDGQNKLKVGIMKSWYDLTDALKQIVYAKENLNLAKDNLKVSRDNYSSGLSGITELLDAQVAYQQAESEQVSAYANYQDKEAAYRYITGKINESSAP from the coding sequence ATGCGTTTGATAATATTAAGTATTTGTATCCTGGCTTGCAATCTTTGTTTTGCACAACAGCACTACATTAATCTTGAACAAAGTAAATCTGCGGCACTGTCATTTAGTAAGGCTATAAAAAACGGACAGTTGGTTATTGAATCGGCAGAAGCGGGCAAAAAAAGTGCTGAAGCCAATTACCTTCCTTCCGTCAGTTTCACGGGCATTGGCTTGTATGGTTTCAAAAACCTGGTTGGAGCTATGCCGCCACTTTTGGACAAGGGTTTGAATAATTTCTATTTTGCCGGAGTCAGTGCAAACCAGGCGATATATGCAGGTGGAAAGATCCGTACTGCCAATGAACTGGCTGCTATGCAGGTTGCAGTGAGCCGGATCAGGGCAAAACAATCTGTTGATTCGGTGTTGTTGCTTACCGAACAAAAATACTGGAACCTGGTAGGATTGCAGGAGCAGCACAAATCAATTCTTGCCAATGAACAATTACTGGACCAGATCCTGAAACAGCAGCAGGATATGCTCGCATCAGGGCTGATTGCCAGAAATGATATGCTTAAAGTGAAGGTGAAACGAAGCCAGCTTTTACTGAATAAAAACAAACTGGAAAACGGAAGGAAAATTGCCTTACTGGACTTTTGCCTTTATATTGGAAATACCTACGATTCGTCTTTGGTCATGCAGCAAACACTTGATACTACAAGCCTGCCGGTAATGCAATACAAGGAACCTGAACTGGATTTGGATCAAAATGATAACTACCGCTTGCTGCAGAAAAGTATCGAAGCCGAAAAGTTACAGACCCGGCTTACCAAGGGAGACTACCTGCCTGGTATATCACTAGGTTTGAACGCAGGCCAGATTGGATCAATCAACAGTGGATTGGGTAATAATTTTATACCGGTCGCCCTGGGTATGGTAAGCGTACCAATTTCTGACTGGTGGGGGAGTGGTAAACAAAAAATGAAGCAGCGACAGATAAGCGAACGTATTGCGGCCAATAATTTTTCTGACGGGCAAAACAAACTGAAAGTGGGTATTATGAAAAGCTGGTACGATCTGACTGACGCACTTAAGCAAATTGTTTATGCAAAAGAAAACCTTAACCTGGCCAAAGACAACCTCAAAGTAAGCCGTGATAATTATTCCAGTGGCCTGTCCGGAATTACAGAACTGCTCGATGCGCAGGTTGCTTACCAGCAGGCAGAAAGTGAACAGGTTAGTGCTTATGCAAATTATCAGGACAAAGAAGCTGCTTACCGTTATATCACCGGAAAAATAAACGAATCATCTGCTCCGTAA
- a CDS encoding TetR/AcrR family transcriptional regulator, whose product MTVKDDNIRQQILDASRGVFQRYGFAKVTMDDIAKAVHKSRTTLYYYFKNKQEVFMAIVMDESKSLFVAARKNIREDQPFVWNLKEFITVKLTMLSGMLASYHNLATDIRDNKEFFTGMRSQAIAEELSIFKQILKWAIHNHDIALIEGKDLDFLALTLVTAFSSLEQEVIMNGNLADITSRLDWLTAILAKGLK is encoded by the coding sequence ATGACAGTCAAGGACGATAACATACGACAACAAATTTTAGATGCTTCAAGGGGCGTGTTCCAGCGGTATGGGTTTGCTAAGGTAACCATGGATGACATAGCAAAAGCTGTGCATAAAAGCAGAACTACGCTGTATTATTACTTTAAGAATAAGCAGGAAGTTTTTATGGCAATTGTCATGGACGAATCCAAAAGCCTGTTTGTAGCTGCCCGGAAAAATATCAGGGAAGACCAGCCTTTTGTCTGGAATCTCAAAGAATTTATAACTGTAAAACTTACCATGCTGAGCGGTATGCTGGCTTCTTATCATAACCTGGCAACAGACATCCGGGATAATAAAGAATTTTTTACAGGCATGCGGTCACAGGCGATTGCGGAAGAGCTTTCGATCTTTAAGCAGATCCTGAAATGGGCAATACATAATCATGACATTGCATTGATTGAAGGTAAGGATCTTGACTTTTTAGCACTTACGCTGGTCACAGCATTCAGCAGTCTTGAACAGGAAGTAATAATGAATGGAAACCTGGCTGATATTACTTCCCGGCTTGACTGGCTTACAGCAATATTGGCAAAGGGCCTTAAATAA
- a CDS encoding efflux RND transporter periplasmic adaptor subunit has translation MIKIRISLILNLALFSLIVSCKKEESTEREKIPSNVRIMQVGKESKTGTNINYSGIISASKTIDLSFQVAGTILRIPVESGQFVKKGQLIAEVDETVYRDQYNAQLAQAQLAEDTYRRILEVFKKGSIAEIKMVEARSNFEQAGAVAKATYQNIAHTKLYAPQSGYIANKLIEAGATSGPGVPVVRLIDITSIQVHVAVPETEINQFKKGDKAIVKISALENEQMQGMVEEASLSAAPGNPTYIVKVALQNKDNRLKPGMVCDVTFPVKKDHQISVNPAQNSEIIVPVQSVQIDEQGKHFVYVTSQEGNKAIRKEVQTGGLYDDGIAVKTGLGRDEQLIVYGYHKLTDGSAIKIIK, from the coding sequence ATGATAAAAATACGTATTTCCCTCATATTGAACCTTGCCCTGTTTTCTTTAATCGTAAGCTGTAAAAAAGAAGAAAGTACTGAGCGCGAAAAAATCCCGTCCAATGTAAGGATCATGCAAGTGGGTAAAGAAAGTAAAACTGGAACCAATATTAATTACAGCGGAATAATTTCGGCCTCTAAAACCATTGATTTAAGTTTTCAGGTAGCAGGCACTATTTTGCGCATTCCGGTAGAATCCGGCCAGTTTGTCAAAAAAGGACAGCTTATTGCCGAAGTGGACGAAACCGTTTACCGTGATCAGTACAATGCACAACTGGCACAGGCACAGCTGGCTGAGGATACTTACAGGCGTATTCTTGAAGTATTTAAAAAAGGAAGCATTGCCGAGATAAAAATGGTAGAAGCGCGGTCGAATTTTGAACAGGCCGGCGCTGTGGCAAAAGCCACTTACCAGAATATTGCACACACAAAGTTATATGCTCCACAGAGCGGATATATTGCAAATAAATTGATTGAAGCAGGAGCAACTTCCGGACCCGGAGTACCAGTTGTAAGGCTAATTGATATCACTTCAATTCAGGTTCATGTGGCCGTTCCGGAAACTGAAATCAATCAATTTAAAAAAGGGGATAAGGCCATTGTGAAAATTTCTGCATTGGAAAACGAACAAATGCAGGGGATGGTAGAAGAAGCATCATTATCAGCAGCTCCGGGAAATCCTACGTATATAGTAAAGGTTGCTCTGCAAAATAAAGATAACCGTCTGAAACCCGGAATGGTTTGTGATGTAACATTCCCGGTAAAAAAGGATCATCAAATTTCTGTAAATCCTGCGCAAAACAGCGAAATAATAGTCCCGGTACAATCCGTTCAAATTGATGAACAGGGAAAACATTTTGTCTATGTGACCAGTCAGGAGGGTAATAAAGCCATAAGAAAGGAAGTGCAGACCGGCGGGCTATACGATGATGGGATTGCCGTAAAAACCGGTCTTGGCAGGGATGAGCAGCTTATTGTATATGGTTACCACAAGCTGACAGATGGCAGCGCTATTAAAATCATTAAATAA
- a CDS encoding SusC/RagA family TonB-linked outer membrane protein, with the protein MKKVLLLSILWICSCSSLLWAQDRQVTGTVTASEDGSTLPGVNVVVKGTSLGTVTDAKGYYKINIPASGSDLTFSFIGFKTQSVSVGNKSQIDVSLIPDYQQLGEVVITTAGGFQTKTKELGTAASVVSTEMLNAGKAVNIASGLQGKVAGFQISGTSSGVNPEYRLILRGQRSLTGNNQALIVLDNVIVPGTVLSNLNPNDVDQVVILNGSGAAALYGSQASNGAVIVTTKRGKNGKTDINISQTVTAQQVAFFPKIQKKFGAGGSGYGIDAFGSPTYSYLENQSYGPAFDGVVRPIGSPLEDGSQDSSAYSYKDGHDKFWNTGLTSQTDFSLSTGDDKSSLYISGQFVKTTGTTPGDKFTRATVRINGTRKIGKLINVTYSTSFAPNRYDITSQTGSIYGSMLNMPSNVDITKYKNWRTDKFANPNGFYNPWYQNPYFTADNNREYDKNDYLTGNVEIKLTPVKGLDIIARQGISSRNYLQKNTGGGFTYTDYAKNTEASSKSDISAYVAETSNYTSQMLTDLLAQYNKTIGDFNFNLIGGMQLTQNDAKYQTTAIGGLVVKDLYNLSNGTGSPGYSELDYRTRQVGAYGKLTVGFRDYLFLTATGRNDWDSRLAKNNQSFFYPSLEASFVVSDAIPMIKASKVINLLKVRGGVSKVGQVNLGNNSVPNNFGAYQLLPTFSSNISYGTANGFPYGSLAGYSLSNTLVSNDLKPELTKGYEVGFDLSMMDNRITTNATWFNTKTDNQTVTTALSNSTGFNSLLTNVGQTQSKGLELSLHVTPIQTESWNLTLGGNYTYLNNTVNYISAALPTLTLATAGSGGATSAAVAGMSFPVIMGYDYERDPQGRVIVNSTSGLPSQTAGVKVLGNATPKNRLGMDAAISYKTLRLSVLFEYRGGYKIFNGIGTEMDWSGTGYRTAVYDRQSFVFPNSVYMADDGSYVENKTITIANGNGNNGFWSDGINRNVSSNYVTSGNFVKLREIALSYSLPASLMNKTKFIKDITFSAQGRNLFLWMSKDNLYTDPEYSSAGAGNNGGGLNSLDQTPPSRYFGGSVAFKF; encoded by the coding sequence ATGAAGAAAGTTCTATTGTTGAGCATCCTCTGGATTTGCTCATGCTCATCATTGCTATGGGCCCAGGACAGACAAGTTACCGGTACGGTAACTGCCAGTGAAGACGGTTCAACTTTGCCTGGTGTGAATGTGGTAGTGAAAGGTACCAGTTTAGGAACAGTGACCGATGCCAAAGGTTACTACAAAATTAACATCCCTGCTTCGGGAAGTGACCTTACGTTTTCCTTCATTGGATTCAAGACACAAAGCGTTTCGGTTGGTAATAAGTCACAGATTGATGTGTCTTTGATACCAGATTATCAACAACTTGGTGAAGTCGTTATTACCACTGCCGGTGGTTTTCAGACTAAAACAAAAGAATTGGGAACAGCTGCTTCGGTTGTATCCACAGAAATGCTGAATGCAGGTAAAGCAGTTAATATTGCAAGTGGTCTGCAGGGAAAGGTGGCAGGTTTTCAGATAAGCGGTACAAGCAGCGGGGTTAATCCTGAGTACAGGTTGATTTTACGCGGACAGCGTTCACTTACAGGAAATAATCAGGCGCTGATTGTGTTGGACAATGTTATTGTTCCGGGAACAGTCCTAAGCAACCTGAATCCGAATGATGTTGACCAGGTAGTAATTCTGAACGGTTCGGGAGCAGCAGCTTTATACGGTTCACAAGCCTCAAACGGAGCTGTTATTGTTACAACAAAAAGAGGTAAAAACGGTAAAACAGATATCAATATCTCTCAGACTGTAACTGCTCAGCAGGTAGCATTTTTCCCTAAAATCCAGAAGAAATTCGGTGCAGGCGGAAGCGGATATGGTATTGATGCATTTGGTTCTCCTACTTACAGTTATCTTGAAAACCAGTCGTACGGACCAGCATTTGATGGTGTTGTAAGGCCTATTGGCTCGCCGCTTGAAGATGGAAGCCAGGATTCAAGTGCGTACTCCTACAAAGACGGTCATGATAAATTCTGGAATACGGGTTTAACCAGCCAGACTGACTTTTCCCTTTCCACCGGCGATGACAAATCAAGCCTTTATATTTCCGGCCAGTTTGTTAAAACCACAGGTACAACCCCGGGTGATAAATTTACCCGTGCAACCGTACGTATAAACGGAACCCGCAAAATCGGGAAACTGATCAATGTAACTTACAGCACTTCATTTGCGCCAAACAGATATGACATTACATCACAGACTGGCTCTATTTACGGCAGTATGCTGAACATGCCGTCCAATGTGGATATTACCAAATATAAAAACTGGCGGACCGATAAGTTTGCAAACCCGAATGGTTTTTATAACCCATGGTATCAGAATCCATATTTTACTGCTGATAATAACAGAGAGTACGATAAAAATGATTACCTGACCGGAAATGTGGAAATTAAATTAACGCCGGTAAAAGGTCTTGATATTATTGCACGCCAGGGAATTTCCAGCAGGAATTATCTTCAGAAAAATACAGGTGGAGGATTTACCTACACGGATTATGCCAAAAACACAGAGGCTAGTTCTAAATCGGATATCAGTGCTTACGTAGCAGAAACGAGCAATTACACCTCTCAGATGCTGACAGATCTGCTTGCACAATACAACAAAACGATCGGAGATTTTAACTTCAATCTGATTGGTGGAATGCAGCTGACCCAAAATGATGCTAAATATCAGACTACTGCAATCGGCGGCCTGGTTGTAAAAGACTTATATAATTTGAGTAACGGTACAGGTTCTCCCGGATATTCGGAACTGGATTACAGGACGCGCCAGGTTGGTGCTTACGGAAAGCTTACAGTTGGTTTCAGGGATTATCTTTTCCTGACTGCTACCGGGCGTAATGACTGGGATTCAAGATTAGCTAAAAACAACCAGTCGTTCTTTTATCCGTCGCTTGAAGCATCGTTTGTAGTGAGTGACGCTATACCGATGATTAAAGCGAGTAAGGTTATCAATTTATTGAAAGTACGTGGTGGGGTTTCCAAGGTAGGCCAGGTTAACTTAGGTAATAATTCGGTACCCAATAACTTCGGTGCGTACCAGCTTTTGCCAACGTTTAGCAGTAACATAAGTTATGGTACAGCCAATGGTTTTCCTTATGGTAGCTTAGCCGGATATTCTCTGAGTAATACCTTGGTTTCCAATGATTTGAAACCCGAGTTGACAAAAGGTTACGAGGTGGGGTTTGATTTAAGTATGATGGATAACCGCATCACAACCAATGCAACCTGGTTTAATACCAAAACGGATAACCAAACTGTAACGACTGCATTATCTAACAGTACGGGTTTCAACTCTTTGCTGACTAACGTTGGGCAAACACAAAGCAAAGGACTTGAACTGAGCCTGCATGTAACGCCAATACAAACAGAAAGCTGGAATCTTACTTTGGGTGGGAATTATACCTACCTGAATAATACAGTAAATTATATTTCAGCTGCTTTGCCTACTCTTACTCTGGCTACTGCCGGTTCAGGTGGTGCAACTTCTGCCGCTGTTGCAGGTATGTCATTCCCGGTAATTATGGGTTATGACTATGAAAGAGATCCACAGGGCCGTGTGATCGTAAATTCTACCTCCGGCTTGCCGTCACAAACAGCGGGTGTCAAAGTTTTAGGAAATGCAACGCCTAAAAACCGTTTGGGTATGGATGCGGCTATTAGTTATAAAACACTACGCCTTTCTGTATTATTCGAATACCGCGGTGGTTATAAAATATTTAACGGTATTGGTACCGAAATGGACTGGTCCGGAACAGGTTACAGAACTGCAGTGTATGATCGTCAGAGTTTTGTTTTCCCTAACTCGGTATATATGGCTGATGATGGTTCATACGTAGAAAACAAAACGATCACGATTGCTAACGGAAATGGAAATAATGGTTTCTGGTCGGATGGTATCAACCGTAACGTTTCTTCTAACTATGTAACATCTGGTAATTTCGTGAAACTGAGGGAAATTGCTTTGTCTTATTCTCTACCTGCTTCCCTTATGAACAAAACCAAGTTTATCAAGGATATCACTTTCAGCGCACAGGGACGTAATTTATTCCTTTGGATGTCAAAAGATAATTTATACACTGATCCTGAATACAGCAGTGCTGGTGCGGGTAATAATGGCGGAGGTCTTAACAGCTTGGATCAAACTCCTCCTTCCCGTTATTTTGGAGGAAGTGTAGCCTTCAAATTTTAA
- a CDS encoding efflux RND transporter permease subunit, whose product MKKQSNIIEWAMRHKSIPLSIAFVLVLLGIYALLNMPRNEFPEFTVRQGLVVGVYPGASSEQVELQLTSKVEQYLFSFNEVDKSKTYSYSRDGMMYIFVEVAGNVNDTQTKDFWNKLKNGALLLQSQMPKEIRGIMVNSDFGSTSAIILAIESKTRPYKDLEKHVEEIEDDLRKINTVARISHSGNLEEQIGVYVDNNKLANYGISAGSVMQVLQNEGAINPAGTLDGAIIERPIHMTTFFKTESDLARQIIRNDKNGNTIRLRDVATIKREYEEPESYVTANGTKSIIISMEMTKGKNIVQFGEEVDEHLRAIERRLPADIQISKIANQPEVVDESISHFMKEFGFALIGVVVITLLLLPFRIASVAAATIPITIAATLAIMYMAGIELNTVTLAALIIVLGIVVDDPIVVIDNHVEKLDHGLSVWDAAKSSATELFPSVFTATLAISATFAPLMFFMSGVAADFITVFPYTIIIALTLSLVISMLIVPYFNTIFIRSGLHDAEKKSNKKSMLDQLQGFFDRQIGNAVKHWAITLTFGMLAIVAGVVLMGRLPQQLFPKVDRNQFAMEIYLPQGYNLQQTDSVVKSMEKVLANDNRILSYTSFIGTSSPRFHTVYAPNLPAKNYAQILINTTTAETTEDVLGEYEQKYSNLFPEAYVRMKQLALIASASPIEIRISGDNMAELKEAGRQVMKLAGTVPNISWIRTDFEEKYEGIKLNIKNDEAARLGLTKNDISNTVAMNMEGILATRVWDGNYPMDVKIKSEKVSRSNPSDLEELSIGIPQSGVIVPLRQVGDITPDWHEGQIVRRNGVRTLTVRIDISQDAVADRVLKVLQPKIEKLDLPEGMYLSYGGEKEAADENMGPMGLSLLMSIILIFLILIWHFKSIKHALLSITTMPLSLFGAAFGLTVMQFPFGFTSFIGLLALCGIVVRNGIILIDFADEMRFKEGMSVLEAAIHAAERRMRPIFLTSSAAAVGVIPMIISRSSLWGPLGTVICFGLIVSMLLTLFVLPVLYWLFFRNQKQPVLHEEAVY is encoded by the coding sequence ATGAAGAAACAAAGTAATATCATAGAGTGGGCCATGCGGCATAAATCTATCCCGCTTTCAATCGCTTTTGTATTAGTGCTGCTGGGCATTTATGCATTACTGAACATGCCCAGAAATGAATTTCCGGAGTTTACTGTCCGGCAGGGGCTTGTTGTCGGAGTTTATCCGGGGGCGTCATCGGAGCAGGTTGAATTACAGCTTACTTCCAAAGTAGAACAATATTTATTCAGTTTCAATGAAGTGGATAAATCGAAAACCTATTCCTATTCAAGGGACGGGATGATGTACATTTTTGTTGAAGTTGCCGGAAATGTGAACGATACCCAAACCAAAGATTTCTGGAATAAGCTCAAAAACGGTGCGCTTTTATTGCAGTCACAAATGCCCAAAGAAATCAGGGGGATCATGGTGAACAGTGATTTCGGGAGTACATCTGCCATCATCCTCGCCATAGAGTCAAAAACCAGGCCTTATAAGGATCTTGAAAAACATGTAGAAGAGATTGAAGATGATTTACGCAAAATCAATACGGTAGCAAGAATAAGCCACTCGGGTAACCTGGAAGAGCAGATTGGCGTGTATGTGGACAATAATAAGCTGGCGAATTACGGGATTTCTGCGGGTTCCGTCATGCAGGTATTACAAAATGAAGGAGCTATTAATCCGGCGGGAACGCTGGACGGAGCCATCATAGAGCGCCCGATACACATGACCACATTTTTCAAAACCGAAAGTGACCTGGCAAGGCAGATCATCCGGAATGATAAAAATGGAAATACGATCCGGCTGAGGGACGTTGCCACCATTAAAAGAGAATACGAAGAACCGGAATCCTATGTAACGGCCAACGGGACAAAAAGTATTATCATTTCCATGGAAATGACCAAAGGGAAAAATATCGTCCAGTTTGGTGAAGAAGTGGATGAGCACTTAAGGGCAATTGAGAGAAGGCTTCCGGCAGACATACAGATCAGTAAAATTGCCAATCAGCCTGAGGTGGTTGACGAATCCATCAGCCATTTTATGAAAGAATTTGGATTTGCGCTCATCGGTGTTGTCGTCATTACTTTGTTGCTTTTACCATTCCGTATCGCTTCTGTAGCAGCTGCAACCATACCTATCACTATTGCCGCTACACTTGCTATCATGTACATGGCTGGTATTGAGCTCAACACGGTAACGCTTGCAGCGCTGATTATTGTGCTGGGAATTGTGGTGGACGACCCGATAGTTGTAATAGATAATCACGTTGAAAAGCTGGATCATGGGCTGTCAGTCTGGGACGCAGCAAAAAGCAGTGCAACTGAACTTTTTCCTTCCGTTTTTACTGCAACACTGGCTATTTCAGCAACATTTGCGCCTCTGATGTTTTTCATGAGCGGGGTTGCAGCGGATTTTATAACCGTTTTTCCGTATACGATTATTATAGCACTTACTTTATCGCTCGTTATTTCAATGCTTATTGTCCCGTATTTCAATACAATTTTTATACGCTCCGGATTACATGATGCAGAGAAGAAAAGTAACAAAAAATCAATGCTCGACCAGTTGCAGGGATTCTTTGACCGCCAGATTGGTAATGCAGTAAAGCACTGGGCAATTACACTCACATTCGGTATGCTGGCAATAGTTGCGGGTGTTGTACTGATGGGCAGGTTGCCTCAGCAGCTTTTTCCCAAGGTGGACCGTAACCAGTTTGCGATGGAAATATACCTTCCGCAGGGTTATAATTTACAGCAAACGGATAGTGTGGTAAAAAGTATGGAGAAAGTGCTTGCAAACGACAATCGGATTTTGTCTTATACCAGTTTTATTGGAACAAGTTCACCCAGGTTCCATACAGTTTATGCACCTAATTTGCCAGCCAAAAACTACGCCCAGATCCTGATCAATACCACGACAGCCGAAACAACCGAAGATGTACTGGGAGAATATGAGCAAAAATACAGCAACCTATTTCCGGAAGCTTATGTACGGATGAAGCAACTTGCTCTGATCGCCTCTGCTTCGCCTATTGAGATCCGGATTTCCGGCGATAACATGGCAGAATTAAAAGAAGCTGGACGGCAGGTGATGAAACTGGCAGGTACTGTTCCCAATATTTCCTGGATCAGAACGGACTTTGAAGAAAAGTATGAAGGTATAAAGCTGAATATAAAAAACGATGAAGCTGCCCGGCTGGGATTGACCAAAAATGATATTTCCAATACCGTTGCCATGAATATGGAAGGCATACTGGCTACACGAGTATGGGATGGGAATTATCCGATGGATGTCAAAATTAAGTCGGAAAAGGTGTCGAGAAGTAATCCTTCAGACCTTGAAGAGCTTTCGATCGGAATTCCGCAATCGGGTGTAATTGTGCCTTTGCGTCAGGTTGGCGACATAACTCCTGACTGGCATGAGGGGCAAATTGTCCGGCGTAACGGAGTGCGGACTCTCACTGTACGGATCGACATTTCCCAGGATGCAGTAGCAGACCGGGTATTAAAAGTACTACAGCCTAAAATTGAAAAGCTGGACCTTCCTGAGGGTATGTATTTGAGTTACGGTGGTGAAAAAGAAGCGGCTGATGAAAATATGGGCCCGATGGGTTTATCGCTCCTAATGAGTATTATCCTCATATTTTTAATCCTGATCTGGCATTTCAAAAGTATCAAACATGCGCTGCTGAGTATTACTACCATGCCGCTAAGTCTTTTTGGCGCGGCATTCGGCCTAACAGTGATGCAGTTTCCTTTTGGTTTTACTTCATTTATTGGTTTGCTTGCTTTGTGCGGTATTGTGGTTAGAAACGGCATTATCCTGATTGATTTTGCAGACGAAATGCGTTTCAAAGAAGGAATGAGTGTTCTGGAAGCTGCCATACATGCTGCGGAAAGAAGAATGAGGCCGATATTTTTAACTTCCTCCGCTGCTGCTGTCGGTGTCATTCCAATGATCATCAGCCGTTCGTCTCTTTGGGGGCCGCTGGGTACTGTAATTTGTTTCGGACTGATCGTTTCCATGCTGCTCACTTTGTTTGTATTGCCTGTATTATACTGGCTGTTTTTCAGAAACCAGAAACAACCTGTACTACATGAGGAAGCAGTTTATTAG
- a CDS encoding arylsulfatase, whose amino-acid sequence MNKPKFLPGLFVILLISLGLFSVKNNLQKIVGTKDTKRPNIIVILADDLGYSDLGCYGGEVNTPNINYLADNGIRYRQFYNTSRCCPTRASLLTGLYNQQAGIGKMTQDENLPGYQGHISENAVTIAQVLKSAGYQTAMSGKWHVSNTFSQKDPNEQLDWLNHQKDFGTFSPVGQYPTNHGFDHFFGTIWGVVDFFDPFSLVNGTEPVKEVPADYYQTDAINDTTVSYIQQFAKSDKPFFIYVAQNAPHWPLMAKPEDIAKYKDTYKAGWDVIRETRYKKMVKLGLIDPAKTRLSEYPKNAIKWEDNPDKDWDALAMAVHAAMIDRMDQGIGRIINTLKKTGQLDNTLILFLSDNGASPENCANYGPGFDRPSQTRDGRNIVYATKKQALPGPQTTYSSIGQRWSHVANTPFAYWKAESYEGGVNTPMIAFWPKGISVKKGSFSNHVGHVMDFMSTFCELTGAVYPKEFNDRKITPSSGNSLVPSFSSQHTAGHKQLFNEHFGARSARNGNWKLVSLANDTTWHLYDLASDRTETTDLSAKYPEKVKELAVLWKRWAVTHAVFPKPSK is encoded by the coding sequence ATGAATAAACCCAAATTTTTGCCTGGCCTGTTTGTTATTTTACTGATTTCCTTAGGCCTGTTTTCCGTGAAAAACAATCTTCAAAAAATCGTCGGTACAAAAGATACTAAACGTCCTAACATTATTGTCATCCTTGCAGATGACCTGGGTTATTCGGATCTGGGATGTTATGGCGGTGAGGTTAATACTCCTAATATTAATTATCTGGCCGACAACGGGATACGTTACCGCCAGTTTTACAATACTTCACGCTGCTGCCCTACACGTGCGTCCTTGCTTACGGGACTATACAACCAGCAGGCTGGTATTGGAAAAATGACACAAGACGAAAACCTGCCTGGTTATCAGGGGCATATTTCCGAAAATGCAGTTACAATTGCCCAGGTGCTCAAATCGGCTGGATACCAGACGGCCATGTCCGGGAAGTGGCATGTTTCCAATACATTCTCTCAAAAAGATCCTAATGAGCAGCTTGACTGGCTTAATCACCAGAAAGATTTCGGCACTTTTTCGCCAGTCGGCCAATATCCAACGAACCACGGTTTCGATCATTTTTTTGGTACAATATGGGGAGTTGTCGATTTCTTCGATCCGTTCAGTCTCGTAAACGGTACCGAACCGGTAAAAGAAGTACCAGCGGACTACTATCAGACAGATGCAATTAATGATACTACGGTTTCATATATTCAGCAATTTGCGAAATCTGATAAGCCGTTTTTTATATATGTAGCCCAAAACGCACCGCACTGGCCATTAATGGCAAAACCGGAAGATATCGCAAAATATAAAGATACTTACAAAGCCGGCTGGGATGTAATACGAGAAACGCGTTATAAAAAAATGGTTAAACTCGGACTTATCGATCCTGCCAAAACCAGATTATCTGAATATCCAAAAAACGCCATTAAATGGGAAGACAATCCGGACAAGGACTGGGACGCACTTGCTATGGCAGTACATGCCGCCATGATTGACCGGATGGATCAGGGAATCGGCCGAATTATTAACACCTTAAAAAAAACAGGACAGCTTGATAATACGCTCATTTTATTTCTGTCAGATAACGGGGCAAGCCCTGAAAACTGTGCAAATTACGGGCCAGGATTTGACCGTCCAAGCCAGACACGAGATGGCCGAAATATTGTTTATGCTACTAAAAAACAAGCCTTACCCGGACCTCAGACTACTTATTCATCCATCGGGCAACGCTGGTCACACGTTGCCAATACCCCATTTGCTTATTGGAAAGCTGAATCTTATGAAGGTGGTGTCAATACACCTATGATCGCTTTCTGGCCAAAAGGTATTTCGGTAAAAAAAGGGAGTTTCAGTAATCATGTCGGACATGTAATGGATTTTATGAGCACTTTTTGTGAACTCACCGGAGCAGTTTACCCTAAAGAATTTAATGACCGTAAAATAACGCCTTCTTCCGGAAACAGTTTGGTTCCATCTTTTAGCAGCCAGCATACAGCTGGTCATAAACAATTATTTAATGAACATTTTGGCGCAAGATCCGCCCGTAATGGCAATTGGAAACTGGTTTCACTTGCTAATGATACAACCTGGCATTTGTATGATCTGGCCTCTGACAGGACAGAAACAACGGATCTTTCAGCAAAATATCCTGAAAAGGTAAAAGAGCTGGCTGTTTTATGGAAACGCTGGGCAGTAACCCATGCTGTTTTTCCAAAGCCTTCAAAGTAA